The following are from one region of the Osmerus mordax isolate fOsmMor3 chromosome 1, fOsmMor3.pri, whole genome shotgun sequence genome:
- the slc16a1a gene encoding monocarboxylate transporter 1a, with product MPPAIGGPQGYTPPEGGWGWAVVVGAFISIGFSYAFPKSITVFFKEIEVIFDVSSSQVSWISSIMLAVMYAGGPISSILVNKYGSRPIMMLGGCLAGSGLIAASFCNSVEGLYFCVGVVGGLGLAFNLNPALTMIGKYFYKKRPIANGIAMAGSPVFLSTLAPLNSWFFDHFGWRGSFLILGGLLLNCCVAGSLMRPIGPKPQPAVIDPDGPKKTCMEKVNSVIDLSLFKHRGFLLYLLGNVIMFFGLFTPLVFLSNFAKSKDIPKEKAAFLLSVLAFVDMVARPSMGLLANTKWVRPRIQYFFAASVLYNGVCHLLAPISVDYTGFVIYSLFFGFAFGWLSSVLFETLMDLVGTQRFSSAVGLVTIVECGPVLLGPPLLGRFKDIYHDYKYTYWICGVILVVASVFLFVGMGINYRLLDKEKKEEERRVKREDREDLSNKNNTAKELEAFIDEPGAAEEAV from the exons ATGCCCCCTGCCATAGGGGGCCCTCAGGGCTACACTCCCccagaggggggctggggctgggcggtggtggtgggggcttTCATCTCCATCGGCTTCTCCTACGCCTTCCCCAAGTCCATCACCGTCTTCTTCAAGGAGATAGAGGTGATCTTCGACGTGTCGAGCAGCCAGGTGTCCTGGATCTCCTCCATCATGCTGGCCGTCATGTACGCAGGAG ggcCCATCAGCAGTATCCTGGTGAACAAGTATGGCAGCCGACCCATCATGATGCTGGGAGGCTGTTTGGCTGGCAGCGGCCTGATTGCCGCCTCTTTCTGCAACTCTGTCGAAGGCCTCTACTTCTGTGTGGGAGTGGTGGGAG GTCTGGGTCTGGCATTCAATCTCAATCCGGCCCTCACTATGATTGGCAAGTACTTCTACAAGAAGAGACCCATAGCCAATGGGATCGCCATGGCTGGGAGCCCGGTCTTCCTGTCCACGCTGGCCCCTCTGAACAGCTGGTTCTTCGATCACTTCGGCTGGAGAGGCAGCTTCCTCATCCTGGGAGGGCTGCTCCTCAACTGCTGCGTGGCCGGTTCTCTCATGAGACCCATCGGGCCCAAGCCCCAGCCGGCTGTCATCGACCCGGACGGCCCGAAGAAGACGTGCATGGAGAAAGTGAACAGCGTCATCGACCTGTCGCTCTTCAAGCACCGAGgtttcctcctctacctcctggGCAACGTCATCATGTTCTTCGGACTCTTCACCCCGCTGGTGTTCCTCAGCAACTTCGCTAAGAGCAAGGACATCCCCAAAGAGAAGGCTGCCTTCCTGCTCTCCGTCCTGGCCTTCGTGGACATGGTCGCCCGGCCCTCCATGGGGCTCCTGGCCAACACCAAGTGGGTCCGGCCCAGGATCCAGTACTTCTTCGCGGCCTCTGTGCTGTACAACGGCGTGTGTCATCTGCTAGCCCCCATCTCTGTTGACTACACCGGCTTCGTCATCTACTCCCTGTTCTTTGGTTTTGCCTTTGGCTGGCTGAGCTCGGTGTTGTTCGAGACCCTTATGGACCTGGTGGGAACCCAGCGCTTCTCCAGCGCGGTTGGCCTGGTCACCATCGTGGAGTGCGGGCCTGTGTTGCTAGGGCCGCCTCTGCTGG GACGATTCAAAGACATCTACCATGACTACAAGTACACATACTGGATCTGTGGGGTGATTCTGGTCGTGGCCAGCGTCTTCCTGTTCGTGGGAATGGGCATCAACTACCGGCTGCTGgacaaggagaagaaagaggaggagaggagagtcaagagggaggacagagaagacTTGTCTAACAAGAACAACACCGCCAAGGAGTTGGAAGCTTTTATCGACGAGCCGGGAGCTGCTGAAGAAGCTGTCTAA
- the sycp1 gene encoding synaptonemal complex protein 1 — MERDKCFHFKLMVPPRVNPGQISAVKPQESVDDFGVMNTAQQTKGTSGKLYSKLFDEVEKIKCWKVQVDSETVQRERKLQENKRTIETQRKAIQDLQFGNESLSIKLEEQISENEDLRNKNNATRNLCNILKDTFQRSADKMHLFESEREETQQLFMENRENIQRMIAAFESLRLQAQFDRCEMQKVKEGLLQFDNLKEKFGEEINTKEQEVSQLQAALKEKEKELQAILLHLQEAQESCQHLQQAAQLHQDVLHSSHQERQALSEKLRTAEELLKESEENRKAISTALELNKEETAQIVLQKDASLEELHQTRATQEGQLAQAQATVQELQTFLARETERAQELEVKMVSVSEELQENRIRAGEMNKHNEEKDGQIQVLEEELKHQELLDEVAAKSSSEAELQKEVQDLKLTAGEAVRSREDAEIKCQHKIADMVALMEKHKNQYDKMLEAKDVELKEKKRSVVEADTSRTALELELEQSKIENDRLKNHLDQETKEGEKLIQKIAELKEELASVKTNPSNLLPKSLSKQLSDAAAASEGRCWDTPDRLSIKRNGFDFSKTKQKTPSQSAGKIQAFTPAVRETKSGDLQTPSWSYGTRVGETPRIKSYRIRTPPSTQKAGPWSQTTLELDPKSDSSEHADLLNQSPAVQKSPGNALKLAAMKRMRDAGWTAVTGSHKKKKAAEKIFA, encoded by the exons ATGGAGCGGGACAAGTGTTTCCACTTCAAGTTAATGGTGCCTCCCAGAGTGAACCCAGGACAGATTTCTGCCGTGAAACCTCAGGAATCTGTAGACGATTTTGGAGTCATGAACACCGCGCAACAG ACTAAAGGCACATCTGGAAAGTTATATTCAAAACTCTTTGATGAAGTTGAGAAAATAAAGTGTTGGAAAGTCCAAGTAGACTCTGAGACGgtccaaagagagagaaaactgcAAGAAAACAAAAGAACTATTGAAACGCAGCGCAAAGCCATCCAGGACTTACAG TTtggaaatgaaagtctcagcaTTAAACTGGAAGAACAGATCAGTGAAAACGAGGATCTGAGGAATAA AAATAATGCAACACGCAATTTGTGTAACATACTGAAGGATACGTTCCAGAGATCAGCAGACAAGATGCATCTGT TTGAGTCtgaaagagaggagacacagcaaCTCTTTATGGAAAACAGGGAGAATATTCAG AGGATGATAGCTGCTTTTGAGAGCCTTCGGCTGCAAGCACAGTTTGACCGTTGTGAAATGCAAAAAG TTAAAGAGGGATTGCTACAGTTTGACAATCTGAAGGAGAAGTTTGGGGAAGAAATCAACACGAAGGAACAAGAGGTTAGT CAGCTTCAAGCGGccctgaaggagaaggagaaggagctgcaggccatcctcctccacctgcaggaAGCACAGGAGAGCTGCCAACATCTGCAGCAGGCCGCAC AGCTGCACCAGGACGTCCTTCACAGCTCTCACCAAGAGCGCCAGGCTCTGTCAGAGAAGCTACGCACCGCAGAAGAACTTCTTAAAGAAAGCGAG GAAAATAGAAAAGCAATTTCCACTGCGCTGGAGCTGAACAAAGAGGAGACTGCCCAGATCGTCCTCCAGAAAGACGCCAGCCTAGAAGAGCTCCACCAGACTAGGGCTACTCAAGAAGGCCAGCTGGCCCAGGCTCAGGCCACCGTGCAGGAGCTACAGACCTTCCTGGCacgggagacagagag GGCGCAAGAGCTGGAAGTAAAGATGGTGTCCGTCTctgaggagctgcaggagaacAGGATCCGGGCAG gAGAAATGAATAAACATAACgaagagaaagatggacagaTACAAGTACTTGAGGAGGAACTG AAACATCAGGAACTGCTCGATGAAGTCGCTGCCAAGTCATCTTCTGAAGCAGAGCTGCAGAAAGAG GTGCAGGATCTGAAGCTCACAGCTGGAGAGGCcgtgaggagcagggaggatgcAGAGATCAAGTGTCAACACAAGATCGCTGACATGGTTGCCCTGATGGAAAAGCACAAA AACCAGTACGACAAGATGCTGGAAGCGAAAGACGTCGagctgaaggagaagaagaggagcgtCGTGGAGGCAGACACCAGCAGAACGGCCCTG gagctggagctggagcagagCAAGATAGAGAACGACAGGCTGAAGAATCATCTGGATCAAGAAACTAAGGAGGGG GAGAAGTTGATCCAGAAGATCGCAGAACTGAAAGAAGAATTGGCATCTGTGAAAACCAACCCATCCAACCTACTACCCAAGAGTCTGAGCAAGCAG CTGTCTGATGCAGCCGCAGCTTCTGAGGGGAGATGTTGGGACACACCAGACAGACTGTCCATCAAGAGGAACGGGTTTGATTTCTCCAAAACCAAACAGAAAACCCCGTCCCAGAGCGCCGGTAAAATACAGGCCTTTACTCCTGCTGTCAGA GAAACCAAGAGTGGCGACCTCCAGACTCCGTCATGGAGTTATGGAACCAGAGTCGGGGAGACTCCTCGCATTAAG TCCTACAGAATCcggacccccccctccactcagaAGGCTGGGCCCTGGAGCCAGACCACCCTGGAGCTGGACCCCAAGTCTGAC